A single window of Jatrophihabitans sp. DNA harbors:
- a CDS encoding bifunctional 3,4-dihydroxy-2-butanone-4-phosphate synthase/GTP cyclohydrolase II: MLDPIHKAIAEIAAGRAVVVVDDEDRENEGDLIFAAELATPELVAFMVRYTSGYICVPITDADADRLDLPPMVRTNQDKRGTAYTVTVDAREGVSTGISATDRCHTIKLLADPATLPVDLTRPGHIVPLRAKEGGVLRRSGHTEAAVDLAILAGLRPAGVLCEIVSETDPSGMAQSSELRAFADEHGLVMISIADLIAYRRRFEKLVERKATARVPLRYGEFTAHGYSASYDDREHVAFVFGEIGDGEDLLVRVHSECLTGDIFGSLRCDCGPQLDASLAAVAREGRGVVLYMRGHEGRGIGLFHKLQAYQLQDAGRDTLDANLDLGLPADARDYGTGAQILVDLGVRTMRLLTNNPAKRAGLEGYGLSVIGTVRLPTHANPENLRYLQTKKDRMGHELDLEDGTLKAVVAELKIGP; encoded by the coding sequence ATGCTGGATCCGATTCACAAGGCGATCGCCGAGATCGCGGCCGGCCGGGCGGTGGTGGTGGTAGACGACGAGGACCGCGAGAACGAGGGCGATCTGATCTTCGCCGCCGAGCTCGCGACCCCGGAGCTGGTCGCCTTCATGGTGCGCTACACCTCCGGCTACATCTGCGTGCCGATCACCGACGCCGACGCCGACCGGCTCGACCTGCCGCCGATGGTGCGCACCAACCAGGACAAGCGGGGCACCGCCTACACGGTCACCGTGGACGCCCGAGAGGGAGTCAGCACCGGCATCTCGGCCACCGACCGCTGCCACACCATCAAGTTGCTGGCCGACCCGGCCACCCTGCCGGTCGACCTCACCCGGCCTGGTCACATCGTGCCGTTGCGGGCCAAGGAGGGCGGCGTGCTGCGGCGGTCGGGCCACACCGAGGCGGCGGTCGACCTGGCCATCCTGGCGGGCCTGCGACCGGCCGGCGTGCTGTGCGAGATCGTCAGCGAGACTGACCCGTCGGGAATGGCGCAGTCCTCGGAGCTGCGCGCCTTCGCCGACGAGCACGGCCTGGTGATGATCTCGATCGCCGACCTGATCGCCTACCGGCGCCGGTTCGAGAAGTTGGTCGAGCGCAAGGCCACCGCCCGGGTGCCGCTGCGCTACGGCGAGTTCACCGCGCACGGCTACAGCGCCTCCTACGACGACCGTGAGCACGTCGCCTTCGTGTTCGGCGAGATCGGCGACGGCGAGGACCTGCTGGTGCGGGTGCACTCGGAATGCCTGACCGGTGACATCTTCGGCTCGCTGCGCTGTGACTGCGGCCCGCAGTTGGACGCCTCGCTGGCCGCGGTGGCCCGTGAGGGCAGGGGAGTGGTGCTCTACATGCGCGGCCATGAGGGCCGCGGCATCGGGCTGTTCCACAAGCTGCAGGCCTACCAGCTGCAGGACGCCGGCCGTGACACCCTGGACGCGAACCTGGACCTGGGCCTGCCCGCCGACGCCCGCGACTACGGCACCGGCGCGCAGATCCTGGTCGACCTCGGCGTGCGGACCATGCGGCTGCTCACCAACAACCCGGCCAAGCGGGCGGGACTGGAGGGATACGGGTTGTCGGTGATCGGCACGGTGCGATTGCCCACCCACGCCAACCCGGAGAACCTGCGTTACCTGCAGACCAAGAAGGACCGGATGGGCCACGAGCTGGACCTGGAAGACGGCACGCTGAAGGCGGTAGTCGCCGAGCTCAAGATCGGCCCATGA
- a CDS encoding riboflavin synthase, with protein MFTGIIEEVGEVVQLASSTASAVLRVRAGAVGQDVTHGASIAVNGVCLTVIGQHPVPGPDQAADSTLLELDFDVMAETLQRSVIGDLSAGSRVNLERAARLDSRLDGHIVQGHVDGTAVVLARTPGEAWETFRFSIPDGLARYVAEKGSIAVDGVSLTVAAVGVASEGGDWFEVGLIPETLRATALIDRAIGDHVNLEVDVLAKYIERLLTYGRPPTTNGGN; from the coding sequence ATGTTCACCGGGATCATCGAAGAAGTCGGCGAGGTCGTCCAGCTCGCCTCGTCGACCGCTTCGGCGGTGTTGCGCGTCCGCGCCGGCGCCGTCGGGCAGGACGTCACCCACGGCGCCTCGATCGCGGTCAACGGGGTCTGCCTGACCGTGATCGGCCAGCATCCCGTCCCAGGCCCGGACCAGGCCGCTGACTCCACCCTGCTGGAGCTGGACTTCGACGTGATGGCCGAGACCCTGCAACGCAGTGTCATCGGTGATCTGAGCGCCGGCAGCCGGGTGAACCTGGAACGCGCCGCCCGGTTGGACAGCCGGCTGGACGGTCATATCGTCCAGGGCCACGTGGACGGCACGGCCGTGGTGCTGGCCCGCACTCCGGGCGAGGCCTGGGAGACCTTTCGCTTCTCGATCCCGGACGGCCTGGCCCGCTACGTCGCCGAGAAAGGGTCCATCGCCGTCGACGGGGTGTCGCTGACCGTGGCGGCGGTCGGTGTGGCGTCCGAGGGCGGTGACTGGTTCGAGGTCGGCCTCATTCCAGAGACTTTGCGCGCAACGGCACTTATCGACCGTGCCATCGGGGATCATGTCAACCTAGAAGTAGACGTATTAGCCAAATACATCGAACGTTTGCTCACGTACGGGAGACCCCCAACCACGAACGGCGGCAACTGA
- the ribD gene encoding bifunctional diaminohydroxyphosphoribosylaminopyrimidine deaminase/5-amino-6-(5-phosphoribosylamino)uracil reductase RibD yields the protein MTLTQPTDAEITAIGLAADLATRVAGRTSPNPPVGAVVLDSEGRIVGEGATQPAGQAHAEVMALQKAGSRAVGGTLVVTLEPCNHLGRTGPCTEAVIGAGIARVLYAVDDPNPVAAGGAQRLREAGLQVLAGVEEAQVLRGALGPWRHAVTQARPFVTWKFAGTLDGRSAAEDGTSRWVSNPLSRADVHALRDVVDAVLVGSGTVLMDDPQLTVRGVRGMAADELAERQPLRVVMDRRRRVPPEARVFDETAETLVLDTAVPRFALKALFDRGVRHVLLEGGPTLAGAFLEARLVDQVVAYIAPKLLGAGLAVLQDAGIKTISQAVSLDIQDVQRLGDDLKIIATPVAANAVEPAPRKD from the coding sequence ATGACCCTGACGCAGCCCACCGACGCCGAGATCACCGCGATCGGGCTGGCCGCTGACCTCGCCACCCGAGTCGCCGGCCGGACCAGTCCGAACCCGCCGGTCGGCGCGGTGGTGCTCGATTCGGAGGGCCGGATCGTCGGCGAGGGCGCGACTCAGCCGGCCGGCCAGGCGCACGCCGAGGTGATGGCGCTGCAGAAGGCCGGCAGCCGGGCCGTCGGGGGCACGCTGGTGGTCACGCTCGAGCCGTGCAATCACCTGGGCCGCACCGGGCCCTGCACCGAGGCGGTGATCGGGGCCGGCATCGCCCGAGTCCTCTACGCCGTGGACGATCCCAACCCGGTGGCCGCCGGCGGCGCCCAGCGGTTGCGTGAGGCCGGCTTGCAGGTGCTGGCCGGGGTGGAGGAAGCCCAGGTGCTGCGCGGCGCGCTCGGCCCGTGGCGGCACGCGGTCACCCAGGCGCGGCCGTTCGTGACCTGGAAGTTCGCCGGCACCCTCGACGGTCGCAGCGCGGCCGAGGACGGCACTTCGCGCTGGGTGAGCAACCCACTCTCACGGGCCGACGTGCACGCTCTGCGCGACGTGGTCGACGCGGTCCTGGTGGGCAGCGGGACCGTGTTGATGGATGACCCCCAGCTCACCGTGCGGGGAGTCCGGGGCATGGCGGCCGATGAGTTGGCCGAACGGCAGCCGCTGCGGGTGGTGATGGACCGCCGGCGCCGGGTGCCGCCCGAGGCGCGGGTCTTCGACGAGACGGCCGAGACGCTGGTGCTCGACACGGCAGTGCCGCGGTTCGCGTTGAAGGCGCTGTTCGACCGAGGCGTCCGCCACGTCCTGCTCGAGGGCGGCCCGACGCTGGCCGGCGCCTTCCTGGAGGCCCGGCTGGTGGACCAGGTGGTGGCCTATATCGCCCCGAAGCTGCTGGGCGCGGGACTGGCAGTGCTGCAGGATGCAGGAATAAAGACCATATCCCAGGCCGTCTCACTCGACATTCAAGACGTGCAGCGACTGGGAGATGACCTCAAGATCATCGCAACCCCGGTCGCGGCGAATGCGGTCGAACCAGCGCCGCGAAAGGATTAG
- the rpe gene encoding ribulose-phosphate 3-epimerase: protein MPASAPEPMIAPSILSADFAHLGAAAEAVSQADWLHVDVMDNHFVPNLTLGLPVVKSLLRATDLPLDCHLMIEDPDRWAPGYAEAGAANVTFHAEAARDVAGLARTIRSAGALAGLAIKPGTAIEPYLQVLKEFDTLLVMSVEPGFGGQSFMPEVLSKVRTARRHVDSGHLRLFIEIDGGISDDTIEQAAEAGVDVFVAGSAVYEAAEPGLAVQRLRQQARAGMARCAHAAGRL from the coding sequence GTGCCCGCTTCTGCCCCAGAACCCATGATCGCTCCGAGCATCCTCTCGGCGGACTTCGCCCACCTGGGCGCCGCGGCTGAGGCGGTGTCCCAGGCCGACTGGCTGCACGTGGACGTGATGGACAACCACTTCGTGCCGAACCTGACGCTGGGCCTGCCGGTGGTCAAGAGCTTGCTCCGGGCCACCGACCTGCCGCTGGACTGCCACCTGATGATCGAGGACCCCGACCGGTGGGCCCCGGGGTACGCCGAAGCCGGCGCCGCGAACGTGACCTTCCACGCCGAGGCCGCCCGGGACGTGGCCGGCCTCGCCCGGACGATCCGGTCAGCCGGCGCGCTGGCGGGCCTGGCGATCAAGCCGGGCACCGCGATCGAGCCCTACCTGCAGGTGCTCAAGGAGTTCGACACGCTGCTGGTGATGTCGGTCGAGCCCGGCTTCGGCGGTCAGAGCTTCATGCCCGAGGTGCTGAGCAAGGTCCGGACCGCCCGCAGGCACGTCGACTCCGGCCACCTGCGGTTGTTCATCGAGATCGACGGCGGCATCAGCGACGACACCATCGAACAGGCTGCCGAGGCAGGAGTGGACGTCTTCGTCGCCGGCTCTGCGGTGTACGAGGCGGCTGAGCCGGGCCTGGCCGTCCAACGGCTGCGCCAGCAGGCCCGGGCCGGCATGGCGCGCTGTGCCCACGCGGCCGGTCGGCTATGA
- a CDS encoding transcription antitermination factor NusB, with product MAENHTPGNPNDPNPRERRQGSRSDPARSSQPQRRHGSRSDPARARSGRSQNIRPAGDPPAAVEPDRAARPGAPDAPRAAAFAVLQAVSELDAYANLVLPRQLSEAGLTGRDAALATELGYGTLRATGTLDEILRRCASRDLADIETPVLNLLRLGAYQLLRTRVPTHAAVATTVDLARATGNVRAAGFVNAVLRKVSARDFDGWCDQIAEGASPLGRLALRYSHPGWIVAAFAEALGEQESELPAALAADDERPETHLVSWPGRISRAELAAEAGGEAGPYSPYAVRLSSGGEPAALAAIQRRLAGVQDEGSQLCAVALATLPLDGPDERWLDLCAGPGGKAALLAALAAGRGARLTAQELHPHRAELIARAVEGWDVEILVGDSRKREPDERGYDRVLLDAPCTGLGALRRRPEARWRRTPADLPELLSLQAELLATALRLVRPGGLVGYVTCSPHLDETRRQIERLLAERGDVELVDARPAFAQAPGADGSPMVQLWPHRHGTDAMFFAALRRTG from the coding sequence TTGGCTGAGAACCACACTCCCGGCAACCCCAACGACCCCAATCCCCGCGAGCGGCGGCAGGGCAGCAGGTCTGACCCGGCCCGGTCATCGCAGCCCCAGCGCAGGCACGGCAGCAGGTCTGACCCGGCCCGGGCGCGCAGCGGTCGCTCGCAGAACATCCGCCCCGCCGGCGACCCGCCGGCAGCTGTCGAGCCCGATCGCGCAGCGCGTCCGGGAGCGCCCGACGCCCCCCGGGCGGCGGCCTTCGCGGTGCTGCAGGCAGTCAGCGAGCTGGACGCCTACGCCAACCTGGTGCTGCCCCGGCAGCTCAGCGAGGCCGGCCTGACCGGCCGCGACGCGGCGCTGGCCACCGAGCTGGGTTACGGCACGCTGCGAGCCACCGGCACCCTCGATGAGATCCTGCGCCGGTGCGCCAGCCGCGACCTCGCCGACATCGAGACCCCGGTGCTGAACCTGTTGCGCCTGGGCGCCTACCAACTGCTGCGCACCCGGGTGCCGACCCACGCGGCGGTGGCCACCACCGTCGACCTGGCCCGAGCCACCGGCAACGTCCGGGCGGCTGGCTTCGTCAACGCGGTGCTGCGCAAGGTCAGCGCCCGGGATTTCGACGGCTGGTGTGACCAGATCGCCGAGGGCGCCTCGCCACTGGGCAGGCTGGCGCTGCGCTACAGCCATCCCGGCTGGATCGTGGCAGCCTTCGCCGAGGCCCTGGGCGAGCAGGAGTCCGAGCTGCCAGCCGCGCTGGCAGCCGACGACGAGCGGCCCGAGACCCACCTGGTCAGCTGGCCCGGCCGGATCTCGCGCGCTGAGCTGGCTGCCGAGGCCGGCGGCGAAGCCGGGCCCTACTCGCCCTACGCCGTGCGGCTGAGCTCCGGGGGTGAGCCGGCCGCGCTGGCCGCCATCCAGCGGCGCCTGGCAGGTGTGCAGGACGAGGGCAGCCAGCTGTGCGCCGTGGCGCTGGCCACCCTGCCCTTGGACGGCCCGGACGAGCGGTGGCTGGACCTGTGCGCCGGGCCCGGCGGCAAGGCCGCGCTGCTGGCGGCGCTGGCTGCCGGCCGGGGCGCCAGGCTCACCGCCCAGGAGCTGCACCCGCACCGGGCCGAGCTGATCGCCCGGGCTGTCGAGGGTTGGGACGTCGAGATCCTGGTGGGCGACTCGCGCAAGCGGGAGCCTGATGAGCGCGGCTATGACCGGGTGCTGCTGGACGCCCCGTGCACCGGCCTGGGCGCACTTCGCCGGCGGCCCGAGGCGCGCTGGCGTCGCACCCCGGCGGACCTGCCGGAGCTGCTCTCGTTGCAGGCCGAGCTGCTGGCCACCGCGCTGCGGCTGGTGCGTCCCGGCGGGCTGGTCGGCTACGTGACCTGCTCGCCGCACCTGGATGAGACCCGGCGCCAGATCGAGCGGCTGCTGGCCGAGCGCGGCGACGTCGAGCTGGTCGACGCCCGGCCGGCGTTCGCGCAGGCGCCCGGCGCCGACGGCTCGCCCATGGTGCAGCTGTGGCCGCACCGGCACGGCACCGACGCGATGTTCTTCGCCGCGCTGCGCCGCACCGGGTGA
- the fmt gene encoding methionyl-tRNA formyltransferase has protein sequence MRLLFAGTPEVAVPSLRALLEHPVHEVVAVLTRPQARSGRGRRLSRSPVAELAEQAGVEVLSPDKPTEADFVRRLEELNVDCAPVVAYGALLREPALSLPRHGWVNLHFSLLPAWRGAAPVQHALLHGDDTTGASTFLIGPGLDDGPVFGVLTERVRPGDTSGDLLARLAEAGAPLLVATLDGIADGSVRPQPQPGDGVSYAPKLTVADARIDFGLPALAVDRRIRACTPEPGAWTPFRDSRLKLGPVAAVAAPVDAPVAAGELLISKSAVLVGTATDPLRLGWVQPAGKNSMPAADWARGLRLESGVRLG, from the coding sequence GTGAGGTTGCTGTTCGCTGGAACGCCTGAGGTCGCGGTGCCGTCACTGCGCGCGCTGCTGGAGCACCCCGTGCACGAGGTGGTCGCGGTGCTGACCCGCCCGCAGGCCCGGTCCGGACGAGGCCGGCGGCTGAGCCGGTCGCCGGTGGCCGAGCTGGCCGAGCAGGCCGGAGTCGAGGTGCTCAGCCCGGACAAGCCGACGGAGGCCGACTTCGTGCGGCGGCTGGAGGAGCTGAACGTCGACTGCGCTCCGGTGGTGGCCTACGGCGCGCTGCTGCGCGAGCCGGCGCTGAGCTTGCCGCGGCACGGCTGGGTCAACCTGCACTTCTCGCTGCTGCCGGCCTGGCGAGGCGCGGCTCCGGTGCAGCACGCCCTCCTGCATGGTGACGACACCACCGGCGCGTCGACGTTCCTGATCGGACCGGGCCTGGACGACGGACCGGTATTCGGGGTGCTGACCGAACGGGTGCGGCCCGGTGACACCAGCGGTGACCTGCTGGCCAGGCTGGCCGAGGCGGGCGCCCCGTTGCTGGTGGCGACCCTGGACGGCATCGCCGACGGCTCGGTGCGACCCCAGCCCCAGCCCGGCGACGGGGTCTCCTACGCGCCGAAGCTGACCGTCGCCGATGCCCGGATCGACTTCGGCCTACCCGCCCTGGCAGTGGACCGCCGGATCCGGGCCTGCACCCCCGAGCCGGGCGCCTGGACGCCCTTCCGGGACAGCCGGCTCAAGCTGGGCCCGGTGGCGGCGGTGGCTGCGCCGGTGGACGCGCCGGTCGCCGCTGGCGAGCTGCTGATCAGCAAGAGCGCGGTGCTGGTGGGCACCGCCACCGACCCCCTCCGGCTCGGCTGGGTGCAGCCGGCCGGCAAGAACTCGATGCCGGCCGCCGACTGGGCGCGCGGACTACGGTTGGAATCAGGTGTTCGACTTGGCTGA
- the def gene encoding peptide deformylase → MTVQPIRLFGDPVLRTPADPVTVFDKELRRLVADLTETMNDAPGAGLAAPQIGVGLRVFTYRVSEEEQGHLINPVLHFPSDETQEGPEGCLSIPGLFFDCKRAEHVVAHGQNSYGDPITVVGTDRLSRCIQHETDHLDGVLFVDRLDPQTRRAALAEIRNAEWAGLAPPVVKLSPHGGRPGVFGQPR, encoded by the coding sequence GTGACCGTTCAACCGATTCGCCTCTTCGGCGACCCAGTGCTGCGCACTCCGGCCGACCCGGTGACGGTGTTCGACAAGGAGTTGCGCAGGCTGGTCGCCGACCTCACCGAGACCATGAACGACGCCCCGGGCGCTGGTCTGGCCGCGCCCCAGATCGGGGTGGGGCTTCGGGTGTTCACCTACCGGGTCTCGGAGGAGGAGCAGGGCCACCTGATCAATCCGGTGCTGCACTTCCCCTCCGATGAGACCCAGGAAGGCCCCGAGGGGTGCCTGTCGATCCCGGGCCTGTTCTTCGACTGCAAACGGGCCGAGCATGTCGTGGCGCACGGCCAGAACAGCTATGGCGATCCGATCACCGTGGTCGGCACCGACCGGCTCTCACGCTGCATCCAGCACGAGACCGACCACCTCGACGGAGTGCTGTTCGTCGACCGGCTCGACCCGCAGACCCGCCGGGCGGCGCTGGCCGAGATCCGCAATGCCGAGTGGGCCGGCCTCGCGCCGCCGGTGGTCAAGCTCAGCCCGCACGGGGGCCGTCCCGGCGTGTTCGGCCAACCTCGGTGA